Genomic window (Verrucomicrobiia bacterium):
CCCACGCCCAAGGGCTGCGTTTGGAAGTAGTCGGAGCAGTTGACACCGCCGCGAGTGTTGGGGAAAGCGCGCCGAGCCGCAAGTTTCAGCGACAACTTTTCCGCGCCAACGAACAACATTTTCATGTGAGCAACCCGGTGCGGCAGGCCAACCGGCCGCGGTCTCCGAATGGATTCAGCCGCCGCGCCTTAAATCTTTTGCTAGGCAGAAGCCGTTGCTTGGATTACAACACCCCCACCCGGAATGAGAAAACTGGCTGGAAAGTTGGGTTGGTTATTGATGGTGACGTTGGGGGTGTGGGCCTACGCCACACTCGCGATGACGCGCGGCGAACCGATCAACTCCGCTTACATCCTCATCGCCGCCATCTGCACCTACGCAATCGGCTACCGGTTCTATTCCAAGTGGCTGGCCGCCCGCGTGCTCACCCTGAATGATCGTCGCGCCACGCCTTGTGAAGTTCACGATGACGGCAAGGATTTTGTCAAAACCAACAAATGGATCGTGTTCGGGCATCACTTCGCCGCCATCTCCGGTCCCGGCCCGCTCGTCGGTCCGGTGCTGGCCGCGCAATTCGGTTATCTGCCGGGAACTTTGTGGATTCTTATCGGCGTGGTCCTGGGCGGCGCGGTGCAGGACTTCGTCGTCTTGTTCGCGTCCGTTCGCCGCAACGGCAAATCACTCAGCCAAATGGTGAAAGAAGAGTTGAACACCGTCACGGGCGCCATCGTCACGGTGGCCATCCTCGCCATCATGGTGATCCTGCTCGCCGTGCTGGCGTTGGTTGTGGTCAAAGCGCTGGGAGGCAGTCCGTGGGGTGTATTCACCGTAGGGGCGACGATTCCCATCGCCCTGTTCATGGGCGGTTATCTGCGTTTCGTGCGAGTGGGAAAAGTTCTCGAAGCTTCCGCCATTGGCGTGATTCTGCTCCTGCTGGCGGTTTGGGGCGGGAGACTGGTGCATGGCAGCCCGTATTGGTCGGCGATTTTTTCGCTGTCAGAAATCCATCTGGCGGGAATTATTTTGATCTACGGATTGGCCGCCAGCGTGCTGCCGGTCTGGCTGCTCCTCGCGCCCCGCGATTATCTCAGCACGTTTGTAAAGCTGGGAACGATTTTTGCCCTGGCGGGTGGAATCCTGCTGCTCCTGCCGGATTTGCAAATGCCGATGCTGACCCGTTTCGTGGACGGCTCGGGATTGGTCATTGCCGGGAAAGTGTTCCCTTTTTGCTTCATCACAATTGCCTGCGGCGCCATCTCCGGTTTCCACTCGCTGATCGCGAGCGGCACGACGCCCAAAATGGTTACGCGGGAGAGTTACACGCGCACCATCGGCTACGGAGCCATGTGCATGGAATCCCTGGTGGCCATCATGGCCATCATCGCCGCCTGCACGATGGAGCCGGGCGTGTACTTCGCCATGAACATGAAAGGCGAAGCGGCGGCCACGGCGGCGCACGTCACGTCGTTGGGCTTTCCGGTCACGGTCGAGCACATGGATGCGCTGGCGCACGAAGTGGGTGAACATACGTTGTTCGGTCGCACGGGCGGCGCGGCAACGCTGGCCGTCGGCATGGCGCAAATTTTTTCCAAGGTCGTCAACGAGCAACTGCTCGATCTCTGGTATCATTTTGCGATCATGTTTGAAGCCCTGTTCATCCTCACCACGCTTGACGCCGGAACGCGCGTGGGGCGTTACATTTTGCAGGATTTTTTGGGCAATCTGTGGAAGCCGCTCGGTAACACACGGGCGCTCTTTCCCAACGTGCTGGCGAGCGGACTCATGGTCGCGGGCTGGGGCGTTTTTCTGGTCCAAGGCGTGCGCGACCCGGCGGGCGGCGTCAATTCACTCTGGCCTTTGTTCGGCATTGCCAACCAGATGCTGGCGGCCATCGCGCTCTGTCTCGGCACGACGATTCTGTTGAAGATGAATCTGCAGCCCGTCGGCCCGACGCCCCAGAAATTAAAACCCGGCAAGCCGGCACTGGCGCTGATCACGTTGTTACCACTGGTATGGCTGTTGGCCGTCACCTTCACCGCCGGTGCGCAAAAAATTTGGCACTCGGATCCGCGCATCGGCTTCCAGGCGAAAATCACGACGTTGCAAACGGAAATTGCCACGCTTACCGCTCAGACAGGAAGCCCGGAAACCAGTGCCCACTTGCGGGAGCTAAAGGTGCAGATTTTCAATAATCAGGTGGACGCCATCGTCACCGGCATATTTCTGTTGCTTGTGTCGTTGGTAATCCTCCTGAGCGTGCGGGAATGGATTTTATTATTGTCCCGCCGCAAGCCAGCGATTCTCCAGGAAAGCGAGCCGACCTGGCTGCCCGATTACGCCGTCGTGGAGCCGGGCGGCAAGTTGGGTGGAATCGGCGGCGCGGCGGCTTTGACGTTGGCGCTGGCCAAGGAACTGTCCGGCGAGGCTCAATTTGAACGCGCACAAATGGCGCAAACCGCATCATGCCACTGCGACGCGCTTCCACAAACGGCGGAACAAACTTACGTCGCCACCACCGAACAGCGCTTTACCGGCGTCCGCCGCTGTTGCTAACTGAAGCCAGAGAACCCATGCCCATCCGTCTGCTTTCCCGTCGCGAACTGCTGCAAACCCTCGGTTGGACCACGCCCGCTTTGCTGGCCAACATTCCGATCAATCTGCACGCGTCACCTTCGGCTTGGACGCCGGCAAAACTCCCAGCGGCGGATCACGATTTCTTGGAGGAGATCGAACGCGCTACTTTCGAATTCTTCCGTCAAAACACGCATCCAGAAACCGGTCTGGTGCGGGACCGCGGCCATATTCATGGCGAAGACGCGCGCGAAATCGCAAGCATTTCGGCGACGGGATTCGGACTGACCGCCCTTTGCATCGCCGACCAGCGCGGCTGGTTGAAACGCGGCGAGGCGGAAGCGCAAACGCGCACGGCCCTGCGCTTTCTGTGGCAACAGATGCCGCATGAACATGGATTCTTTTTTCACTTCGTGAATTGGCGCAACGGCGCGCGCGAGTGGAATTGCGAGCTGTCCTCGATTGATTCGGCGCTGCTACTCTGCGGCGTGTTGACGTGCCGACAACACTTTGGAAACCGTGAAATCCGTCACCTGGCCCAGGCCATTTACGAACGGATGGATTGGAACTGGATGCTGAACGACGGAACGCAATTGAGTCATGGCTGGAAACCGGAAAGTGGTTTTCTCCAGGCACGCTGGAACGCTTATTGTGAGCACATGCTGCTGTATCTGCTCGCCATCGGCGCGACGCAACACGCCATTCCGGCCACGGCCTGGGAGGCGTGGAGCCGGCCACAAGTCGAGTATCGCGGTTTCCGCTATCTCAGTCCGCTCGAACCGCTGTTTGTGCATCAGTATTCGCACGCGTGGTTCAACTTTCACGGACAACGTGATCGTTACGCGGACTACTGGAACAACTCCGTCATCGCCACGCAAGCGCATCAAGCTTTCTGCGCGGATCTCGCCGGGCGTTGGCCGCACTTTTCCAACGAGCTTTGGGGCATCAGCGCTTCGGATTCACCGGAAGGCTACACCGTCTGGGGCGGGCCGCCCGAGCTGGGTAAATTGGATGGAACGATTGTTCCGTGCGCGGCGGCGGGTTCGCTGCCATTTCTGCCGGAGGCTGGTTTGCGCTGTCTGCGCCATCTGCGCGAGCGTTATGCCGCTCAAGCCTGGACGCGATTTGGTTTCGCTGACGCTTTCAATCCGGCTACCGGATGGGTTGGCCCTGACGTCATTGGCAATAACGCGGGCATTACGCTGATCATGGCGGAAAACCTGCGGACCGGCCTGGTTTGGAATCGCTTCATGCGGAATCCCGAGGTCCAACGCGCCATGAAATTAACGCATTTCCAAAAGGTTTGATTACCCCACTATGCCCGCCATAACTCATTTGCAAAATCACGCGCGCGCTCCGGAAATTTCATTCGATCAACTCGACCACAAAAAACGGTCGCGGGGCTGGCGACGGAACGCGCTGGCGGGATTTGGAATCCTACTTATGACCGGAAGTCTGGCATCCGCTCAATCGGACGTGAATCAAGACGAAAGCAAAGTGCCGGACTACGTGCTGCCGGACGCGCTCCTTTGCGCGAATGGCGTTCGCGTGACAACGGCGGCGCAGTGGCAAAACCAACGTCGCCCCGAATTATTTCGCAGCTTCCAGGAAGAAATTTACGGGATCGCGCCTAGGCGACCGGCCAAAATCACATTTGAAACCACGACGCAAGTCACCAACGCTTTTGATGGTTTGGCGACGCGCAAAGAAGTGACGGTTTGGTTAACCGGCAGCCCGGATGGCCCTAGTCTGGATCTTCTGATTTACACGCCGAACGCCAGTCGCCAGGCCGTCCCCGCGTTTCTCGGACTTAACTTCAATGGCAACCACGCCGTCACCACGGAGCGCGACGTGAAGCTCTCG
Coding sequences:
- a CDS encoding carbon starvation protein A, which codes for MRKLAGKLGWLLMVTLGVWAYATLAMTRGEPINSAYILIAAICTYAIGYRFYSKWLAARVLTLNDRRATPCEVHDDGKDFVKTNKWIVFGHHFAAISGPGPLVGPVLAAQFGYLPGTLWILIGVVLGGAVQDFVVLFASVRRNGKSLSQMVKEELNTVTGAIVTVAILAIMVILLAVLALVVVKALGGSPWGVFTVGATIPIALFMGGYLRFVRVGKVLEASAIGVILLLLAVWGGRLVHGSPYWSAIFSLSEIHLAGIILIYGLAASVLPVWLLLAPRDYLSTFVKLGTIFALAGGILLLLPDLQMPMLTRFVDGSGLVIAGKVFPFCFITIACGAISGFHSLIASGTTPKMVTRESYTRTIGYGAMCMESLVAIMAIIAACTMEPGVYFAMNMKGEAAATAAHVTSLGFPVTVEHMDALAHEVGEHTLFGRTGGAATLAVGMAQIFSKVVNEQLLDLWYHFAIMFEALFILTTLDAGTRVGRYILQDFLGNLWKPLGNTRALFPNVLASGLMVAGWGVFLVQGVRDPAGGVNSLWPLFGIANQMLAAIALCLGTTILLKMNLQPVGPTPQKLKPGKPALALITLLPLVWLLAVTFTAGAQKIWHSDPRIGFQAKITTLQTEIATLTAQTGSPETSAHLRELKVQIFNNQVDAIVTGIFLLLVSLVILLSVREWILLLSRRKPAILQESEPTWLPDYAVVEPGGKLGGIGGAAALTLALAKELSGEAQFERAQMAQTASCHCDALPQTAEQTYVATTEQRFTGVRRCC